In a single window of the Antedon mediterranea chromosome 1, ecAntMedi1.1, whole genome shotgun sequence genome:
- the LOC140059357 gene encoding uncharacterized protein isoform X2 produces the protein MPRQKQSNPKALKQQREEVKLLLKDGPSTQESGTGKPSSSGSKRKTKNRNTGERKTKHMNISGKTKNKRMVRGLREKKSSDKNVTQLQDKGNNNMQIQTKDTDVNQQLIEQLSTEPAKKDKYDLIKERSARTTKQTNPKENSPKKSPTKTGHHKVIMPQKGSLDLPQDTGQFIEKDKDVAVNTAVVQKDTEQEAADKQQALEALLHISGVELNSFSQEKKESQVVETGKKSTENKEPVKEQYDVPLTQADSPGQDKNVSSESSNVLRIDETEIGVKYQLKSDSLEEQGLKLTYTAPTAADYDLNPVSYGVYRPNRPKSVITLDKQDSDCAEFDKDKGKRIGKHVCEFCGRRCLKPSVLKKHIRSHTGERPYPCIPCGFSFKTKSNLYKHRKSHAHAIKAGITPNLEGIKVMEDDENDSEETESEDEMEIDEGVDAINDELDERLHQGKRFENITKAAVEESLYIGKNLSGIPGQTSLFSGEAPHTPATIGRHRLTQVFPLSNPSPSEARVMQGEIYMNRERIIKNSVTENQSLLTMSSTPCTSLSPVVNKGSKTDTDKLSREQSQGDTGCGQVLDNLRSKDVAGFRIDMETGRAMPILHTQLGSSDQPDAVTENPEKKIDDNSTNNDIDSAKLMIPLTNFSIVKSGGQFHVQIPVQGILESAIVKDSENLLTDKTKDVSGIHEKRDSIDIEKIIQRTPAISEKIVSNKVKSHLPFFSVGDTLKTTQFNYTSTDSRLRTVGNESQTQPRSRSISESIIMSTQPHSRSSQGLPFSTTPFSQVSVVSSQLGQHGTIASSIFEGNKMWPQPKTNLISPRKIATSSPVIQYSPSISETKNNKTGSDSSIVTNKVTESFSHSSHNKPPYKMYPAITLPHDNSPLLLAGTNKHTLLPQTMVSPGFRQQPTSNQSYSRYQTLEETQAALRAAQPKLFKRRKYKSEGDSMPSDLNLPKKRGRKPKHERIAIDRVPTPTRPMAPVPFLPTLPPVPQSPLAISTAGTTVKTPMLSSLHFAHFPSLDNASIRHSMASPSSSVINTNTRISSSVSLSIPGPSSNIHSNTPSSMFSGTTQFTSVQSAPYTSYISTTVTSRTQGVSARVQNYSKIVQEVSRTPEVPAYHPISLQSPLPGPSSSISGWPKRQRGVSPKTQDYGRPRPLMPISDMTHRSGGDGDDKNARHNIESTVSPELKQVLPHPGLLKMSERLSQPNLGGDNLSQPKIGSDSLSRLKLGSEGLSRPKLGSDGLSRPTLGSKPSRKNLTLDIPSFGSLKHPTVTKASKCTTPIEYVAKTLLSPEAFSIAQSVVKLASPMKTKPDGTPTTPVEAARELGRLAAHAAFANAGGKVENILSPMIPSMTTSQGSIVVGPITTPTTSGPQKQFFVLPSPSKTHNPGFPSPYDNLLLKKQVPVITNFSTASPPVSVQTPVQTPHKPPVLFNTSPTTSQVISPKVRSQPIHPHSASTVPQTEYHTVINKSFQPSRSSQGQTIAFVHGLPTYQTKPRLRTSALHKIDETVITNEGVKTIPTPLKYLYKNAVGSHSNTTPMFTCLYRTQPMYVKQQSNYKVSMYSNWRSGSNSLHPLGMSWKAHLGLNDSSRNRRPRMVYMVSPLSKDQNGILTHSSMWRREDHRTNQHNIPNIKQQQTESSSRREINANFPHKLFRHGRTHHRRTESESAVMDCKSKERKMKDLGKHEPLRVPIFEGGFKSNEEYVYVRGRGRGKYVCEECGIRCKKPSMLKKHIRTHTDMRPYKCSICNFAFKTKGNLTKHMKSKAHNKKTVSTGDDADLGNLDDDDDRIDEDDYDNDHQFSDADENEDTDSADGESSEDDEEEDDEVEPRTLEHAFLRRKRSHGSLPDISGFAGSSEYHFSSIDAGSLPSLHSTRGEQNSDSSDGIPARRSLKRSYSESLDKVRKSDNLPDSLKSHFNYFTVESGKAEERKPTRSEVVGKLTQHLTNKNLEKLRAQTQSQPLVTAPKMQSGSNKSFDITQLPLPHTGILHMPTFQPSYGLSVLNINSGLPSFGNQKPAHSIPMGSNYRISAKIHEAAKFESSQVNSVSKLEETDIATRKNVALPMHTPFQKAHMKAASTEPNRFKAHSEVPLKSVPSTESIHIIPPGSVGSVYIPVSSVLQCGIIPPTTAPYSSGQFVFTFPVSHPNTSSAEPDVVLPSPHAKEVQSTSPRILSAKPSDLSPAQTKISTSHNTEERSHGFHKMPFSGIVAKRKRLQASENISSAYARQAQIPDETLKRLKYGNPDMNSDLQSLVNTSRISLSKSGLHHIIEAPQAQFIPPPLPELSSHHSPVLTSSYISNVSRVPLISPMTPSRMSQLPSTILTTSEVNAPLVQHKQLDSYKEKQLMPSSSSGEVSKSTDTAHKRIIEIDNSDAEGIPSPTATRGGFHKCNVCLKDFTKPSQLRIHMRTHADEHPFSCEECSLSFRTRGLLQKHERSPVHFSHVEAVELSTENADDPRPFKCKECSIAFRIPGHLAKHLRSKGHIMAMERQGKSLRHRLGSMDGSPTKDDRLDDQEDENTDSASEGEHEKVVVEHVQQVEYVHQPDHSD, from the exons agcAAAGAGAAGAAGTGAAATTGCTCCTTAAAGATGGGCCATCAACACaag aATCTGGCACTGGAAAACCATCTTCATCAGGCAGTAAAAGAAAAACGAAAAATCGGAATACCGGAGAGAGAAAAACAAAGCATATGAACATTTCTGgaaaaactaaaaacaaaagaaTGGTTCGTGGCCTAAGAGAAAAAAAGAGCAGTGATAAAAATGTAACGCAATTACAagataaaggaaacaataataTGCAGATTCAAACCAAAGACACTGATGTCAATCAACAGTTAATTGAACAACTATCAACTGAACCTGCTAAAAAGGACAAGTATGATTTAATAAAGGAGAGGAGTGCACGGACAACAAAACAGACTAACCCGAAGGAAAACTCTCCAAAGAAAAGTCCTACTAAAACTGGACACCATAAGGTTATTATGCCTCAGAAAGGAAGCCTGGATCTTCCTCAAGACACGGGACAATTTATTGAAAAAGATAAAGATGTTGCTGTAAATACTGCAGTTGTGCAGAAAGACACTGAGCAAGAAGCAGCAGACAAACAGCAAGCTCTGGAAGCTCTGCTTCATATATCTGGTGTTGAATTGAACTCATTTTCTCAAGAGAAAAAAGAATCACAGGTAGTAGAAACGGGGAAAAAATCTACTGAGAACAAAGAGCCTGTCAAGGAACAATATGATGTTCCGCTTACACAAGCTGATTCGCCTGGACAAGACAAAAATGTTAGTTCAGAATCTAGCAATGTTTTGAGAATTGATGAAACGGAAATTGGTGTGAAATACCAATTGAAATCAGACTCTTTAGAAGAGCAAGGTTTAAAATTAACCTACACTGCACCAACTGCAGCTGATTATGACTTAAATCCAGTTAGTTATGGTGTTTACAGGCCAAATCGACCTAAATCTGTTATTACACTCGATAAACAAGATTCTGATTGTGCAGAGTTTGACAAAGATAAAGGAAAACGTATCGGAAAACATGTTTGTGAGTTTTGTGGGCGAAGATGCCTGAAGCCCAGTgtgttaaaaaaacacattcgTTCTCACACTGGAGAACGACCATATCCGTGTATACCTTGTGGATTCTCCTTCAAAACAAAAAGTAATCTTTATAAACATCGGAAATCGCATGCTCATGCAATAAAAGCAGGAATCACTCCAAATCTTGAAGGGATTAAAGTTATGGAGGATGATGAAAATGATTCTGAAGAAACAGAAAGCGAAGATGAAATGGAAATTGATGAAGGAGTTGATGCAATAAATGATGAGTTAGATGAAAGGCTTCATCAGGGTAAACGCTTTGAAAATATAACTAAAGCTGCTGTTGAAGAATCATTATATATTGGGAAGAATTTGTCAGGCATTCCTGGACAAACATCATTGTTCTCTGGTGAGGCACCTCACACACCTGCAACTATTGGAAGACATCGTTTGACACAAGTGTTTCCATTAAGTAATCCATCACCTTCAGAGGCACGAGTAATGCAAGGGGAAATCTATATGAACAGAGAGAGAATAATTAAAAACTCAGTAACTGAAAATCAGAGTTTATTAACCATGTCAAGCACACCTTGTACAAGTCTTTCACCAGTTGTAAATAAAGGAAGTAAAACTGACACTGATAAGTTATCAAGAGAGCAATCGCAAGGAGATACAGGTTGTGGACAGGTGTTAGATAACCTGCGCTCAAAGGATGTGGCTGGATTCCGAATTGACATGGAAACAGGACGTGCAATGCCTATACTTCATACACAACTTGGTAGCTCGGATCAACCTGATGCAGTTACTGAaaatcctgaaaaaaaaattgatgataATTCAACAAATAATGATATAGACTCTGCAAAACTAATGATACCACTTACAAACTTTAGCATTGTGAAATCAGGGGGTCAGTTTCATGTGCAAATACCAGTCCAGGGAATATTAGAGTCTGCTATTGTGAAGGATTCCGAGAATTTACTGACAGATAAAACAAAAGATGTCTCTGGTATTCATGAGAAAAGGGACTCAATTgacattgaaaaaataattcaaagaaCACCAGCCATATCTGAAAAAATTGTGTCCAATAAGGTTAAGTCGCATCTACCATTTTTTTCTGTTGGAGACACATTAAAAACGACACAATTTAATTATACATCAACAGACTCACGTTTAAGAACTGTAGGTAATGAAAGCCAAACTCAACCAAGATCTAGATCAATATCGGAAAGCATTATTATGAGTACTCAACCACATTCACGAAGTTCACAAGGCCTGCCATTTTCAACAACACCATTTTCTCAGGTTTCGGTTGTAAGTTCTCAATTAGGACAACATGGTACTATTGCAAGCAGTATCTTTGAGGGTAATAAAATGTGGCCTCAACcaaaaacaaacttaatttcaCCAAGAAAGATAGCAACTTCAAGTCCAGTTATACAATATTCCCCAAGCATTTCAGAAACAAAGAACAATAAAACTGGTTCAGATTCAAGTATAGTTACAAACAAAGTGACTGAATCTTTTTCTCATTCAAGTCACAATAAACCTCCATACAAAATGTATCCTGCTATAACTCTGCCACATGACAATTCACCGTTGTTGTTAGCAGGAACAAATAAACATACTCTTCTGCCACAAACAATGGTTTCACCAGGTTTTCGGCAACAACCAACAAGTAACCAAAGTTATTCAAGGTATCAAACATTGGAAGAAACGCAAGCAGCATTGAGGGCAGCACAACCAAAACTATTCAAGCGACGAAAGTATAAATCTGAAGGAGACTCGATGCCTTCTGATTTGAATCTTCCGAAGAAACGTGGAAGAAAACCCAAACATGAAAGAATTGCAATTGATAGAGTGCCTACACCAACAAGACCCATGGCACCTGTTCCATTTCTGCCGACACTTCCACCAGTACCTCAAAGTCCTCTTGCTATATCAACAGCAGGTACAACAGTCAAGACACCAATGCTTTCATCTCTACATTTTGCACATTTTCCTTCACTGGATAATGCATCAATTAGACATTCCATGGCTTCCCCTTCAAGTTctgtaattaatacaaatacaCGAATCTCTTCAAGTGTTAGTCTCTCAATTCCCGGACCATCATCAAATATTCACTCAAATACACCATCATCAATGTTCTCAGGGACAACACAGTTTACTTCTGTTCAGAGTGCACCTTATACATCATACATTTCTACAACTGTAACATCAAGAACACAAGGAGTTTCTGCAAGAGTTCAGAACTATTCTAAAATTGTACAAGAGGTTTCACGGACACCTGAAGTTCCAGCATATCATCCAATTAGCCTCCAGTCACCACTTCCTGGCCCGTCATCTTCAATAAGTGGTTGGCCAAAACGACAAAGAGGTGTGTCTCCTAAAACACAAGATTATGGTAGGCCTAGACCTCTTATGCCAATCTCTGATATGACACACAGATCAGGAGGAGATGGAGATGACAAGAATGCAAGACACAATATTGAATCAACTGTTAGTCCTGAACTTAAGCAAGTTTTACCTCATCCTGGCTTATTAAAAATGTCAGAAAGGTTAAGTCAACCTAATTTAGGAGGAGACAATTTGAGCCAGCCAAAAATAGGATCAGATAGTTTAAGCCGGCTGAAGTTGGGATCAGAAGGTTTAAGTCGGCCAAAGTTGGGATCAGATGGTTTGAGCCGACCTACTTTAGGATCAAAACCTAGTCGAAAAAATCTTACCCTAGACATTCCATCGTTTGGAAGCTTGAAACATCCGACAGTTACCAAGGCTAGTAAATGCACAACACCAATTGAGTATGTTGCAAAGACTTTACTTTCACCAGAGGCATTTTCAATCGCACAGTCTGTAGTTAAGTTAGCATCTCCTATGAAAACTAAACCAGATGGTACTCCTACTACACCAGTGGAGGCTGCAAGAGAATTGGGACGTCTAGCAGCTCATGCTGCTTTTGCCAATGCTGGAGGAAAGGTGGAAAACATTTTGAGTCCAATGATTCCTTCGATGACTACTTCACAAGGATCTATTGTTGTGGGACCTATTACAACTCCTACTACATCAGGAccacaaaaacaattttttgttcTACCATCTCCATCGAAAACCCACAATCCTGGTTTTCCTTCACCATATGATAATCTATTACTGAAAAAACAGGTTCCAGTAATAACAAATTTTTCAACTGCATCTCCTCCAGTTAGTGTTCAGACTCCTGTACAGACACCTCATAAGCCACCTGTTTTATTTAACACAAGCCCAACAACATCGCAGGTGATTTCGCCAAAAGTGAGATCTCAACCAATCCATCCGCATTCAGCATCAACAGTGCCACAGACTGAATATCACACAGTTATAAATAAATCTTTTCAACCAAGTCGTTCAAGTCAAGGTCAAACAATAGCGTTTGTTCATGGTTTACCAACTTACCAAACAAAACCCAGACTACGGACAAGTGCTCTACATAAGATTGATGAAACGGTTATTACGAATGAAGGAGTTAAAACTATTCCAACACCTCTCAAGTACCTGTATAAAAATGCAGTGGGAAGCCATAGCAATACAACACCTATGTTTACTTGTTTGTATCGTACTCAGCCAATGTATGTAAAACAGCAATCCAACTACAAAGTGTCTATGTATTCTAATTGGAGATCTGGATCGAACAGCCTGCATCCGCTTGGTATGAGCTGGAAAGCTCATCTAGGACTTAATGACTCCAGTCGTAACCGTAGACCAAGAATGGTTTACATGGTGTCTCCTTTATCGAAAGATCAAAATGGTATCTTGACGCATTCTAGCATGTGGAGAAGGGAAGACCATCGCACAAACCAGCATAACATTCCAAATATTAAACAGCAGCAAACAGAGTCGTCCTCCAGAAGAGAAATCAATGCAAACTTTCCTCATAAACTCTTTCGTCATGGCAGAACACACCATCGAAGAACAGAAAGTGAGTCTGCTGTGATGGACTGCAAATCGAAAGAAAGGAAAATGAAAGATCTTGGAAAGCATGAACCTTTAAGAGTTCCAATCTTTGAAGGAGGATTTAAATCTAATGAGGAATATGTTTATGTCAGAGGTAGAGGAAGAGGAAAGTATGTTTGTGAAGAATGTGGAATTCGTTGTAAAAAACCTAGCATGCTTAAAAAGCATATAAGGACACACACAGATATGCGACCATATAAGTGTTCAATTTGTAACTTTGCTTTCAAAACCAAAGGAAATCTTACAAAGCACATGAAATCAAAAGCACACAACAAGAAAACCGTCTCAACTGGGGATGATGCAGATCTTGGTAAtctagatgatgatgatgacagaATCGATGAagatgattatgataatgatcATCAGTTCTCCGATGCAGATGAGAATGAGGATACTGATTCTGCTGATGGAGAATCATCagaagatgatgaagaagaGGATGATGAGGTGGAACCCAGAACTTTAGAGCATGCTTTTCTTAGAAGGAAAAGAAGTCATGGTTCGTTACCAGACATATCTGGTTTTGCTGGAAGTAGTGAGTACCACTTTTCGTCAATTGATGCAGGTAGTTTACCATCTCTTCATTCAACTAGAGGAGAACAAAACTCAGATTCATCTGATGGAATACCAGCTAGACGTTCTTTGAAAAGGTCTTACAGTGAAAGTTTAGATAAAGTCAGAAAATCTGACAATCTACCAGATTCTTTGAAATCtcatttcaattattttacTGTAGAATCTGGAAAAGCGGAAGAACGAAAACCAACAAGATCAGAAGTCGTTGGAAAGCTTACACAACATTTAACCAATAAGAACCTAGAAAAACTAAGAGCACAAACTCAGAGCCAGCCTTTGGTGACAGCTCCGAAAATGCAAAGTGGTAGTAATAAATCATTTGATATTACTCAGTTACCTCTGCCACACACAGGAATCCTGCATATGCCAACATTCCAACCAAGCTACGGTTTGTCGGTCTTAAACATTAATTCTGGATTGCCAAGTTTTGGGAATCAAAAGCCGGCACATTCCATTCCTATGGGATCAAACTACAGGATATCGGCAAAGATCCATGAGGCTGCTAAATTTGAGAGCTCACAGGTAAATTCAGTATCAAAATTAGAAGAAACAGACATTGCTACCAGAAAAAATGTTGCCCTCCCAATGCACACACCATTTCAGAAAGCACATATGAAAGCTGCGTCAACAGAACCAAACAGATTCAAGGCACATTCAGAGGTGCCTTTGAAGAGTGTACCAAGTACAGAAAGCATTCATATAATTCCACCAGGAAGTGTAGGATCAGTCTATATTCCTGTGTCTTCTGTTCTCCAGTGCGGCATTATTCCTCCAACAACGGCACCTTATTCCTCGGGACAGTTTGTTTTCACATTTCCTGTTTCTCATCCGAACACAAGTTCTGCTGAGcctgatgttgtattaccaagtCCTCATGCAAAA GAAGTTCAAAGTACATCTCCAAGGATACTGTCGGCAAAACCGAGTGACCTTTCACCAGCGCAAACAAAGATCTCCACTTCACACAATACAGAGGAAAGGAGTCATGGTTTTCATAAAATGCCATTTTCAGGAATAGTGGCGAAAAGAAAACGGTTACAGGCCAGTGAAAATATCTCATCTGCATATGCACGTCAAGCACAAATACCTGATGAAACATTGAAAAGGTTAAAGTATGGTAATCCTGACATGAACTCTGACCTGCAATCATTAGTGAATACTTCAAGGATCTCTCTGTCAAAATCTGGACTTCACCATATTATAGAAGCTCCTCAAGCTCAATTTATACCACCACCACTCCCAGAATTATCCAGTCATCACTCACCAGTACTTACATCCTCATACATCAGTAACGTATCAAGAGTTCCGCTAATTTCTCCAATGACGCCTTCAAGAATGTCTCAACTACCATCGACGATTCTTACCACTTCAGAGGTCAATGCCCCTCTAGTGCAACACAAACAACTTGATTcttataaagaaaaacaattaatgCCATCTTCATCATCTGGTGAAGTTAGTAAATCAACAGACACAGCTCACAAAAGAATTATCGAAATCGATAACAGTGATGCTGAAGGCATTCCGTCTCCCACAGCCAcaagaggtggttttcacaaatgtAATGTTTGTTTAAAGGATTTTACAAAACCTAGTCAACTTCGCATCCACATGAGAACTCACGCGGACGAACATCCTTTTAGTTGTGAAGAGTGCTCACTGTCATTTCGCACAAGAGGTCTACTTCAAAAACACGAGCGTTCTCCCGTTCACTTCTCCCACGTTGAAGCGGTCGAACTATCGACTGAAAACGCGGACGATCCAAGACCTTTCAAGTGTAAAGAATGCTCAATCGCATTTAGGATTCCCGGACATCTTGCCAAACACCTGCGTTCTAAAGGACATATCATGGCAATGGAACGTCAAGGGAAATCGCTGCGACATCGGTTAGGAAGTATGGATGGATCACCGACGAAAGACGACAGGCTTGATGATCAAGAAGATGAGAATACTGATAGTGCCAGTGAAGGAGAGCATGAGAAAGTTGTAGTAGAACATGTCCAACAGGTTGAATACGTACACCAACCTGATCATTCTGATTAG